The following coding sequences lie in one Polyodon spathula isolate WHYD16114869_AA chromosome 15, ASM1765450v1, whole genome shotgun sequence genomic window:
- the LOC121327714 gene encoding OX-2 membrane glycoprotein-like isoform X1: protein MMQLRKMCLHILGMLVMGTVYGTVSAELVRTQRVVTATLGENVTLRCELSKSKDVLQVTWQKTKGQSFENIATYNKRFGATITDAFRDRMTVIQVRKDVSCITIQGVKEADETCYNCLFNAYPDGAIIGTTCLSVYEIHEPHFEVESISKPESGHEEVKSITCSVTGKPAPSISWNATEDVFVNQEQYSVVNPNGTTTLICKATVLPSRISNKEVVVNCIVTHPAITSEKKISRVISEAPTIESYLEKKKSKPLKNAVTIGLPIGLLLLLLLLLLLSVLGVVEIFKFGRKKNGKNAESPQKRFPKDNESGSVIEINDPLRTPLKNISLNTDQPLASPLRNRTPLKNKNCNGFSPLEGSQNTNHAPFRHMTPSKNKNLSKSLLSDQSPALKNTTPEKKEAKSKRAIRY, encoded by the exons ATGATGCAGCTCCGGAAGATGTGCCTGCATATACTTGGAATGTTAGTTATGGGCACAGTGTATGGTACTG TTTCAGCAGAACTTGTAAGAACACAACGTGTTGTTACAGCCACACTGGGAGAAAATGTCACCCTCAGGTGTGAGCTATCAAAATCCAAAGATGTGTTACAAGTTACTTGGCAGAAGACAAAAGGACAATCGTTTGAAAATATTGCCACATACAACAAGCGCTTTGGAGCAACAATTACAGATGCTTTCAGAGACCGCATGACTGTCATCCAAGTGAGAAAAGATGTTTCTTGTATAACCATTCAAGGAGTTAAGGAGGCAGATGAAACCTGTTATAACTGTTTATTCAATGCATATCCTGACGGAGCAATCATTGGAACgacctgtctatctgtctatg AAATACATGAGCCACATTTCGAAGTAGAGAGTATTTCGAAGCCAGAGAGTGGTCATGAAGAAGTCAAATCAATAACCTGTTCAGTTACTGGAAAACCAGCGCCAAGCATTTCATGGAATGCCACTGAAGATGTGTTTGTAAATCAAGAACAATACTCTGTTGTGAATCCTAATGGAACAACTACTCTGATATGCAAGGCCACTGTACTGCCATCGAGGATTTCTAACAAAGAGGTAGTGGTAAACTGTATAGTTACCCACCCGGCAataacaagtgaaaaaaaaatatccagagtTATTAGTG aagCACCAACCATTGAGtcttacttggaaaaaaaaaaatctaaaccacTAAAAA ATGCAGTAACAATTGGACTTCccattggattattattattattattattattattattattaagtgtacTTGGAGTTGTGGAAATATTTAAGTTCGgcaggaaaaaaaatggaaaaaacgCTGAAAG CCCTCAGAAAAGGTTTCCAAAGGACAATGAATCAGGATCAGTCATTGAAATCAATGATCCCTTGAGGACTCCGTTAAAAAATATAAG TTTGAATACAGATCAACCTCTTGCAAGCCCATTGAGGAACAGgacaccattaaaaaataaaaa TTGTAATGGATTTTCGCCATTGGAAGGATCACAAAATACAAACCATGCTCCTTTCAGGCACATGACTCcatccaaaaataaaaa CCTTTCTAAAAGTTTGCTAAGTGACCAATCCCCTGCTTTGAAGAACACTACTCCGGAAAAAAAGGAAGCCAAAAGTAAAAG gGCAATACGCtattaa
- the LOC121327714 gene encoding OX-2 membrane glycoprotein-like isoform X2 — MMQLRKMCLHILGMLVMGTVYGTVSAELVRTQRVVTATLGENVTLRCELSKSKDVLQVTWQKTKGQSFENIATYNKRFGATITDAFRDRMTVIQVRKDVSCITIQGVKEADETCYNCLFNAYPDGAIIGTTCLSVYEIHEPHFEVESISKPESGHEEVKSITCSVTGKPAPSISWNATEDVFVNQEQYSVVNPNGTTTLICKATVLPSRISNKEVVVNCIVTHPAITSEKKISRVISEAPTIESYLEKKKSKPLKNAVTIGLPIGLLLLLLLLLLLSVLGVVEIFKFGRKKNGKNAESPQKRFPKDNESGSVIEINDPLRTPLKNISLNTDQPLASPLRNRTPLKNKNLSKSLLSDQSPALKNTTPEKKEAKSKRAIRY, encoded by the exons ATGATGCAGCTCCGGAAGATGTGCCTGCATATACTTGGAATGTTAGTTATGGGCACAGTGTATGGTACTG TTTCAGCAGAACTTGTAAGAACACAACGTGTTGTTACAGCCACACTGGGAGAAAATGTCACCCTCAGGTGTGAGCTATCAAAATCCAAAGATGTGTTACAAGTTACTTGGCAGAAGACAAAAGGACAATCGTTTGAAAATATTGCCACATACAACAAGCGCTTTGGAGCAACAATTACAGATGCTTTCAGAGACCGCATGACTGTCATCCAAGTGAGAAAAGATGTTTCTTGTATAACCATTCAAGGAGTTAAGGAGGCAGATGAAACCTGTTATAACTGTTTATTCAATGCATATCCTGACGGAGCAATCATTGGAACgacctgtctatctgtctatg AAATACATGAGCCACATTTCGAAGTAGAGAGTATTTCGAAGCCAGAGAGTGGTCATGAAGAAGTCAAATCAATAACCTGTTCAGTTACTGGAAAACCAGCGCCAAGCATTTCATGGAATGCCACTGAAGATGTGTTTGTAAATCAAGAACAATACTCTGTTGTGAATCCTAATGGAACAACTACTCTGATATGCAAGGCCACTGTACTGCCATCGAGGATTTCTAACAAAGAGGTAGTGGTAAACTGTATAGTTACCCACCCGGCAataacaagtgaaaaaaaaatatccagagtTATTAGTG aagCACCAACCATTGAGtcttacttggaaaaaaaaaaatctaaaccacTAAAAA ATGCAGTAACAATTGGACTTCccattggattattattattattattattattattattattaagtgtacTTGGAGTTGTGGAAATATTTAAGTTCGgcaggaaaaaaaatggaaaaaacgCTGAAAG CCCTCAGAAAAGGTTTCCAAAGGACAATGAATCAGGATCAGTCATTGAAATCAATGATCCCTTGAGGACTCCGTTAAAAAATATAAG TTTGAATACAGATCAACCTCTTGCAAGCCCATTGAGGAACAGgacaccattaaaaaataaaaa CCTTTCTAAAAGTTTGCTAAGTGACCAATCCCCTGCTTTGAAGAACACTACTCCGGAAAAAAAGGAAGCCAAAAGTAAAAG gGCAATACGCtattaa